A stretch of Phoenix dactylifera cultivar Barhee BC4 chromosome 16, palm_55x_up_171113_PBpolish2nd_filt_p, whole genome shotgun sequence DNA encodes these proteins:
- the LOC103700825 gene encoding TIP41-like protein produces the protein MAVWGGATESDLKAAGAEALPDGRSGVRLRGWHIESSRRPILNSLALQEWEEKLGTSHLPEMVFGESSLYLLHEDSGIKLHFNAFDALKGWKQESLPPVEVPAAAKWKFRSKPFQQVILDYDYTFTTPYCGSEAIEPNSEKAISEGGCCSLCWEDCDERIDLAVLSSKEPILFYDEVVLYEDELADNGVSLLTVKVRVMQSCWFLLLRFWLRVDGVLMRLRDTRVYCAFVSDQKAIPVILRESCWREATIQSLSAKGFPSDSASYGDPNLISERLPVIAHKTQRLKVSRSITEGS, from the exons ATGGCTGTGTGGGGCGGCGCGACGGAGAGCGATCTCAAGGCGGCGGGGGCAGAAGCGCTACCGGACGGGCGGAGCGGCGTTCGTCTCAGAGGCTGGCACATCGAGTCCTCTAGGCGGCCCATTCTTAACTCCCTCGCCCTCCAAGA GTGGGAAGAAAAGCTTGGGACATCACACTTGCCTGAGATGGTTTTTGGGGAGAGTTCTTTATACCTTTTACATGAGGATAGTGGTATTAAGTTGCACTTCAATGCATTTGATGCTCTGAAGGGTTGGAAACAGGAATCATTGCCACCAGTTGAAGTTCCTGCAGCAGCAAAATGGAAATTTAGGAG TAAACCTTTTCAGCAAGTGATACTTGATTATGACTATACATTTACAACACCATATTGTGGCAGTGAGGCAATAGAACCAAATTCAGAAAAG GCAATTTCAGAAGGTGGGTGCTGTAGCCTGTGCTGGGAGGATTGTGATGAACGAATTGATCTGGCTGTACTGTCCTCAAAAGAACCAATTCTCTTCTATGACGAG GTAGTTCTATATGAAGATGAGTTGGCTGACAATGGAGTATCACTCTTAACTGTCAAAGTG AGGGTGATGCAAAGTTgctggtttcttctacttcgcTTTTGG CTCAGAGTTGATGGAGTACTAATGAGATTGAGGGATACTCGAGTTTATTGTGCATTTGTAAGTGATCAGAAGGCCATACCTGTCATTCTTCGTGAGAGCTGCTGGAGAGAAGCAACAATCCAGAGTTTGTCTGCT AAAGGTTTTCCTTCTGATTCTGCATCATATGGAGATCCAAATCTTATCAGTGAGAGGCTCCCAGTCATTGCACATAAGACTCAAAGGCTGAAAGTTTCCAG GTCTATCACAGAAGGAAGTTGA